In Gracilinanus agilis isolate LMUSP501 chromosome 1, AgileGrace, whole genome shotgun sequence, the sequence AAAAACTTGGGAAGTTCCTTCTGCCTATAGGAAACAAAACAGATTGCTTTAAACTGGCTTGGAAAGCCCTCCATCACACCACTTTGTGTTGTCTTTTTGACCTTATTTTGTACAATGCCAATCATGTACTTTATTTTCCATTCAAATTGGACTACTAATTgaccttatttataaaatgagggaggaaCGTCTTCTGACATCTCTGCAGCTATGATCTGATTATCCTGATCTTGTATTCCTACTTCTGTACATTTTTAAAGACCATCCCTTATGCTTGGCACATATTCATTCCTCTTTTCTAACttccttttgaaaattttttctttgaaaatgtgcCCCTGGGGGTggcttgggtggctcagtggattgagagccatgcctagagatgggaggtcatgggttcaaatttggccttagacacttcctggctgtgtgaacctggacaaaatcatgtaatccccattgtctagccttcgccactcttctaccttggaactaatacacagtattgattctaagatggaaggttagggtttaaaattttttttaattaaaaaaaaaagtaaaaaagaaaacatgcctCTTTCTCTATGAAACCTTCCCAGTTCCTATTCCCTTTGAAAGcaatctctctttcctcaaattttccCAGAGCACAAAGGGTCATGCCTTTGCCCTTATGACATAAACTTTGTGAAGGTAGGAATTgtgttatttttcattattatatcctcagtgcctatTATATGTAGTATCTTGATGGTAGTAGAGATTTAACAGATTTTTGTGAGGTGATTTGCATCTCCCATCTCCCTTGTAGTCCATGCTCTTGGCACATCTCATTCCTGCCACCTTCCCATGTATGCCCTTCCTTGATGGAGGGGAGAGGGACAAAGTTCTACATTCATAGTTTACTTCTTTAGGTTTCCATTGACAGAGACTTTGTAGTTTTTTTCTGCTTGTTTCCGTAGGAAGAGAAGAGGCTCCGAACAGTCTACATTAACGCAGAAGAGTCAGAACGAGagaaattttccctcttttctgcaGCGGTGAGAGAGAGTCACGAGAAAGAGCGAACAAGaactgaaaaaacaaagaactGGTCAATCATTGGTTCTGTTCTAGGTGCTGTGATTGGTGTTGCTGGCTCAACTTATGTGAATCGTGTCCGATTGCAGGAACTGAAGTCATTGCTCCTAGAATCACAAAAGGGACCAATGAGTCTGCAAGAGGCCATCAGAGAGCAGGCTTCTAGCCACAGTGTGCAAAACAAGAATCTCAGTGACCTTATTGAAGAATTTAGGAGCTTAATACACACTGGAATCATGTTGTCCTCTAGAACTCAAGAAGATGCTGCTTCTACTGAAGAAAGTCTCATGTCTCATAAAGATACCTCCTTACTTTCAGCCTCTCTGAAAGAACAGCTCAGCCAATCTAAGCAGGTCCGTTCATGTCTAGAGAGTTTACAAGAGCAGCTTACTGACCTGGACAAAAAATTCAGTCAAATGGTTGCAGAGGTTCAGCTTGTCAAGGCTACAGCCCGTTCTCAGCTTATAGAGCAAGCAAACCAAGCTTCTCTAGACTCCTCAGTGGACACTGGCCAGGCCCTGGTTGCCCAAGGCATAATTCTAGAACTCTCAGATATGGAGCAGAGGTTGGAGGCCCAAGTCAATAGGAACTCTCTCTATAGCACCATGATAACTTGTACCATGTTTGCTGCTATACTGCCAGTGCTATACATTCTCTTCAAAGCCAACTAACCGCCTCTAGAGGGAAGATCCAATGAAGAAGTGGACTTGTTGGATTTAGTAATGAGCTGACAGGCACCTTAGTGCTTGGCCCATTGAAGTCACTTGGAGTCTTCAAATGGTGAATCCCCTAGTACCTGTTGAGCCTGGCTCctgaaagaggaagagataggcaacagggttcttttttttcatatacagatttacctttttaaaattctaactcATTTTACCTTTATTTACCAACTTTGCACTTAGGTGATATATTCCACAGAAGGAAGGTATTATATTTGAGATTATGTTATTGAAAACAGTTTAAAAACTCCAAATTATGATAATAGCTGAAATTTACATGACTCTTTACagtctacaaagcactttatacacaTAACATtatcaattgatcctcacaaccgtACAATGTGGTAATGGAAGTCTAAGTCACTTTGATTGTTGGGAAAGCAGTTCAACAGtatggatttagaactgggaagttccattttaaaattttccttaataGTCCCATTGTTCTCTCTAGGTTCTCCCCATTGTTGTCTTCTACTGGAGTCTGCATTCTATGATATTTTTCTTATCATGTCATTGTGTTGGGAGTAATTATTTTTTGATGCTTATTTTACCTGAATTTCTAactttggttttcattttcctGACTCAACTTGCATTTCCCAGACCTTCTTATGTCTGTTTATGGGGTTTCCGGTCATTAGAACCTGGGAGTTAGGATTCCTGAATGCTCACAGACTGACTGACCATGGAATCCACATCCCTTTATGACTTAGTGATTCCATCTGTCAGGTGGGAAGAGCtctctttgtattttgtttttcttttcacctTTCCTCTCAGTCATGGAGAATAATTATTGTCTGATACTTGAAACAGGGGAATTGGGATGGGAAGTGGAGCTGTATGATGGAAAAATGTGAGACCACTAAGTTTAGGTAGGAATGGATTATGTCGAATTGGCAGCTCAGAGAAAGGAGCTGGCCTTGCTAAACAAACAGATCTTTGCCTTTAGGGAAATAGGATTTGGGCATTACCTGGAGATGCTCTCTGAAAGTATCTCATTTTGCCTCAGTCCAGATGGGAGGAGAGCTGGCAAAGCTGTATCCATTGATAGTGTGAACTGAAAAGCAGAGAGCTGGGTGGGGTGAATTCCAGAAGTGGAAGTCACCATGctagttgggggaggggggcccAGCAGGCAGGTTGTATGGTGTCAGATTCTTTCTGCGTGAACCCCACCCTGACATGCCTACTCCAGCCCAGGAGGGCTCCCTGCGTTTCCTTCAAACCTTTCCTGCCCTATCAAGCCTCAGACAGTGGCCTTACTCTATGTCAGCATTTCCTTTCTGTTGCTAAATAAGAATTCAGAGTTGAATAAAAGATCTGACTGATATgactctcattttatcttcattttttctttggggGAAGCTGTATTGTTCACCATATTGGGAGCAAAATGGAGGAATAGCACCACCAGTGGCTCATTCCAATCACATACACATTGTAGTTTATTTGTTGAGCTGGAACTGGAACCTGGGAAGATTATTCCAGGTAGTATCTTAACTCTTGGCTATGTTCTTGTGGTGCCTGACACCACATCTTTGAATAGCCCCACTTCCTGGATGGCTAACAGCATATTTAACATTAATAAGTTCCTCTACTATACAGTGTAATATGTTGGGCACTGAAGAcatatataaataaggaaaaatccCTGCacttatcatagaatcatagctcAACATGCCTTATCCTCAATGCCTTCTAAAAAAATGGTATCAAACATGACCACAACACTCCTCAGTACTGCCTAAAccgaaaggaaaagagaatgggaaatatttaacaatataaatataatattatggttacattttaaaactaagtcaatttaTAGCTTAGAGGAATCCACATGTATAGATTTGGtcctcatttctttttgaatttgatGTCACTGTTCTGTattcctgacaagtggtcatccaacaTTTATTTGAAGATATCCAAACATTTAAAATCGTGACCTCCTGCGGTAATTCAGTTTTCGGAAAactcaattattaaattttctttcatcttgAGCCAGAAATATACTCCTATTTGCCTTCTTATATATGATAGCCCTTAAAGACCAGAagatcatgctttttttttttttttttttttttttttggctaaccCTATCCAGTTCTTTCATATCCTTGAGGAGTCAGCTCCCTAGTCCTTTCACCATCTTGGCCATATTAACTTGAGAACATCCTTCCTGAAATTTGGCACTCAACTGATTATAGTTCACATTGTGGTCTGACCAAAGCATTCTGTAACCTTTCATTCTGGACAGTATGTTTCTGTTAATATCCTTTTAGGGTTGCATTAGCTTTTGGGGGAAGTCATGTCTCAATTTATTGGGCTTATAATTTGTTAATCCCACagatatttttcatatgaaaacTTGTCTTCATGTCTTTCCCATTCTGTACtcatatagtttattttttttttaaatcaatgacaaGCATTCACATTTCTATCAACTTTCCTTTTGTTAGATCTAGCCCATCATTCCATCCCAAGGGATTCGAAGGATCACTTTGGATCCTGATCCTATTCATGTCATAAGTGAATTTAATAAGCATGCCTTTATCGTCCAAGTGCTGAATAGAACTGGGCCAGGGGATGGTGTAagtctaatagaggagataacACAAATGATTACAGTGGAATGTTAATTGTATGAGATAAGCATAACGTACTCTGAACATTCATGAGGGAGAGATAATTTATGGCCATGAATATGAGGGAAGGCTTTATAGAGGAGCTGGCATTTGAAGTGGGTCTTAAACCACAAGGTTTTGATCAGATGGACATGGAAAGGACATTCTGAGAATAGGAAACTAAGGAAAGTTACAAAGGTGGGAAAGTTTAGGACATGTTTGAGGAATCTGATCTGTCATTACAAATCTTATGGATAGGAACCCtagtaaaaaaaatacatttccatcCTAATCACAATGAGACGGGACTCCTAGCTGCCAAATGGAAAACCACCTATTCCCTTGCTATCatttcctgttctctctctctctctctctctctctctctctctctctctctctctctctctctctttctcttttttccagccTTTAACTTCCatctggtttcaaggcagaagagtggtaagggctaggcaatgggagttaagtgacttgctcagggtcacacagttatgtGTCtctactcttccttccttccttccttccttccttccttccttccttcctttctttctttctttctttctttctttctttctttctttctttctttctttcttaagttcttaccttctgtcttagaatcaatactgtatttgttccaaggcagaactggggtaagagctaggcaatgggagttgtgactttcccagggacacagagctaggaaattctctgaggccagatttgaacccaagacgacctgtgtctaggcctggcttctaaatccactgaaccacctagttgagTCTGCCCCTATGGGTCCCCATTCTCTTAATCTCACGCAGCTTAGCCCTATCCTTCCCTTTTCATTGTGCCTTGTGGAACCCTTGTTCTACTATTAATGaacttcccttcattttttaccttttcttactGTATGTTCTTATTTCAGCACTCATGAAAACCTGGTTTCCCTTGAAAGCATCTTCTCTAGTAGTAGATGCACTTTCTCTTGTGCCTTTTGGCATAAAGAATCAGGAAGAGTAGACATGCTCCTTGCTTCCCATTGAGACTTCCAGACACCCTCTCTCAGCCACCATCATTTAGCTTCTCCTTTGAGATTTTTACCATTCTGAAATATTTTAGATCCTGGATATATTCAGGCTCCCAGGTCATTCTCCCTATTTCCTCAAGGATGTCAATTCCTAGCTTACCATTTTCCCCACCTTAGACTCTGCCCTTATACTTGGAGACATCAATATACACATTGGTATTTCCTCAAGCACACTGGCCTCCATGTTTTTCCACCTCCAGTCCCATGACCTACACTTTATTCATCTCTACTTAATACAGGTATGATCATACCCCCAATCTCAAGATCATCtaaatattattgaaatatatCCCTTTCCCCTATCCTTAAATGAACTTTCACATGATTCTACTATCTCCCCAAGCTATCATCTTATATTTTTACTTCTTAGAAAAACTTGACTATACTCACTCTTCTCATTTCCTGACCCCTCGAATCTCATTCCCTTATAATTCTGACTTATGTCTTTATGACTCACCTGAAACTTCTCTCCAAGATGACCAGTGTTCTTAATGGCCACGTCTCAGTCCTCATTCGTCTTGACCCTTGCAGCATCTAATATTCTTGACCATTTTTTCCTTCCcagatactctcttctctctgggtttttatgTCCCtgattctcttcctattttattcatttatttattcctgACTTTTCTCAGTGTCCTTTTCTGGCAATTACAGTATCTGTATTTTGCCCTGATGGGTTTTTGTGTACCCTAGGggttcttctctctcctttcttggtGACTTCATCAATTCCCATAGgttaaacatttatgaaaatataactttAGGTCATATCACCAATAGTCTATTGTACATCTTAAATTAATATCCTTTAGGCAGCTCagattcaacatgtccaaaacaaactCCTATCTTATTGTAACGCTCTTGGCATGcctagcactttacaaatgttagctTAATATTATTATCTGTTCCTCAAGTCcatttcctaacttccctatatCTTTTGAAAGCATCATCCTTTTAGTCATTCTctgactcttccctttccctcacctCTCACATCCAATCATTTGCCTGGTCTTATCTATTCTATTTCCAAAACATTCCTTGTAtccatctcttctttctactcataTGGCCACTGCAATAGTGAGTATACAGGGTGTTCAGGGAAGGCTAGTACCTCTGgcatgagggcttgctgagcccttttcagggctgttcaccctcctttggtgtccacctgccacccagctctcacctgtggctccaagaagctgtagcatgcacaacGGCCACTCCCAGTAAACCATTTTGGGAAGGTGGGCTAAATCGGGTTCAGGGTAACCCACAGACCTAAAACCCATTGCTGAATCAGGTGAGTATTCACCTCAGTTATAGGAAGATGCCCCCTGGCAGGATGGGCAGatttgagaacaatttgttccaatggccatgaagatgacttgtaggcactgtggagtgcttagagcttggtcagacatcaaagatgccatgctcatccactgcatccctggCCATTACCAGTGGTTCTGAagtttgtcttgccactggactttgatgactggaggagagtgaaaatgaaaactgagcaactgtgcctcacttaaatccaatttatgcgtGGGCCAAAGGATATCACCAGTGATACTATTTTGGTTCTCTTCAAGAGAATGAAGAACAACCACCAACCAACTACAAGCACCACCTTGTTTCAAGCCCTCATCATTTGTTGCCTGGACCATTACAGGAACCTCTTACTTGGTGATTTCTGCcttgtctctcccctctcccattcaTCTTCCTCATAGCTTCCAAATTAATAGTTATAAAGCACAGGGCTGACTGTGCCAttcttgcctctaggataaaatacaatattcaaaTTAAAGCCAACAATTTAAAGTTGTTCACACTCTGGCTCCAGCCAATTTTCGAGGTTAATCATATATTATTCAATCTCATAGACTTGACACTCTAGCCtacaatatttcatatttccatgttggaTATATTCCATCTCTTTCCTGCTTCTTCTGGCCTGGAGTGCTTTCCCTCTTCAGCTTCAATTAAGAGTccttagcatttaaaaaaaaatcttatcttctctctgagaatctatactaagtatcagttccaaagcagaaggagataaaggctaggcaactggggttaagtgacttgcccagagtcacacagctaggaagtgtctgagctcataTTTAAACCTAGGATGTTCCAGCTCCAGGCcaagctttctatccactgagtcacttagctgcccctcctagcatctttattttttagtttttttatttaaaattatttttaaacccttaccttccgtcttaaaatcaatattgggtattggttctaaggcagaagaactgtaagagctaggcaatgggggttaagtggcttgcccagggtcacacagctaggaagtgtctgaggccagattggaacccaggacctcccatctctgggcctgactctcaatccactgaaccacccagatgccccacTTCCTAGCATGTTTAATGGCTCTAATCAAATGCCATCTCCTACACAAGGTCTGTTCTCATCCTCCCAagttgctagtgccttccccatAAGGAagttactttttatatattttgtatttccttatatgtagtcatgttatttcccttataattttcttgagggcagggacatgtttgtttttgtctttctatatGAATTGTCTAACATAA encodes:
- the CCDC51 gene encoding mitochondrial potassium channel, coding for MMGHTTIFAMQYIMNLPQKLGLRSQRTKLLIMRTFYNPGPIQPKGKASVKTAIKMYHRLNEMGQTLGQNFQQRISSTAKTWWDRYEEFVGINEVREAQGNVTEAEKMFMVARGIVREARETLEAHQVRLKDIRDRLDRVSREDTQYLELATLEHKLLQEEKRLRTVYINAEESEREKFSLFSAAVRESHEKERTRTEKTKNWSIIGSVLGAVIGVAGSTYVNRVRLQELKSLLLESQKGPMSLQEAIREQASSHSVQNKNLSDLIEEFRSLIHTGIMLSSRTQEDAASTEESLMSHKDTSLLSASLKEQLSQSKQVRSCLESLQEQLTDLDKKFSQMVAEVQLVKATARSQLIEQANQASLDSSVDTGQALVAQGIILELSDMEQRLEAQVNRNSLYSTMITCTMFAAILPVLYILFKAN